A single window of Onychostoma macrolepis isolate SWU-2019 chromosome 16, ASM1243209v1, whole genome shotgun sequence DNA harbors:
- the LOC131521267 gene encoding lysophosphatidylcholine acyltransferase 1, with protein sequence MRLIETRADGEEKRELPPPFRNPFAHELRFTAAQKLQIGLMTVTLFPIRLFIAAFMMLLAWPFAFIASVGRSETTVETQCLWRKLVDVVLRTIMRVMWFAGGFHWITIKGRQALPAEASILTLGPHSSYFDAIPVTMTMASIVMKAESKDIPVWGTLIKYIRPVFVSRSDQDSRRKTVEEIKRRAHSGGEWPQIMIFPEGTCTNRTCLITFKPGAFIPAVPVQPVVIRYPNKLDTITWTWQGPGAFKILWLTLCQIHNEFEIEYLPIYSPSEEEKKNPALFAHNVRRLMAKALQVPVTDYSFEDCQLAMAEGQIRLPVDTCLLEFAKLVRSLGLKRVNSEKLLQDYGRRACKLQGQRLSLEDFAQFLELPVSGELRHMFALFDENEDRSMDVREFVIAFSVVCRPAKTLDTIRLAFQMFEAEEDGAITERELMCILRTALGVGELKVSRLFRAIDEEDSGKITFESFREFADQHPDFAEQYLYSDNAGFGSSSPSHAANGFCADFSPREQKKLD encoded by the exons ATGAGGCTGATCGAGACGCGTGCGGATGGAGAGGAGAAGCGCGAGCTGCCGCCTCCGTTCAGAAACCCGTTCGCGCACGAGCTGAGGTTCACGGCGGCGCAGAAGCTGCAG ATCGGTTTGATGACTGTGACGCTCTTCCCCATCCGGCTCTTCATAGCAGCGTTCATGATGCTGCTGGCCTGGCCGTTTGCCTTCATCGCTTCGGTGGGCCGCTCCGAGACGACGGTGGAGACGCAGTGTTTATGGAGAAA GCTGGTGGACGTGGTGCTGAGGACCATCATGCGGGTCATGTGGTTTGCCGGCGGTTTCCATTGGATCACCATCAAGGGCAGACAGGCTCTGCCCGCCGAAGCGTCCATCCTCACCCTCGGTCCACACTCGTCCTACTTTGACGCCATTCCTGTCACCATGACCATGGCGTCGATCGTGATGAAAGCGGAGAGCAAAGACATCCCGGTGTGGGGCA cTCTCATCAAATACATCCGGCCCGTGTTCGTGTCGCGGTCGGATCAGGACTCCAGGCGGAAGACGGTGGAGGAGATCAAGAGAAGAGCTCATTCAGGAGGAGAGTGGCCACAG atAATGATCTTTCCAGAAGGGACATGCACCAATAGAACCTGCCTGATCACATTCAAACcag GAGCATTCATTCCTGCGGTTCCTGTTCAGCCTGTTGTGATCCGCTACCCAAACAAACTG GACACTATCACGTGGACGTGGCAGGGACCCGGAGC GTTTAAGATCCTGTGGTTGACCCTGTGTCAGATTCACAATGAGTTCGAGATCGAG taTCTGcccatttactcgccctcagaGGAAGAGAAGAAGAACCCAGCGCTCTTCGCTCACAACGTGCGCCGCTTGATGGCAAA GGCCCTGCAGGTCCCCGTCACAGACTACTCGTTTGAAGACTGTCAGCTGGCCATGGCGGAGGGTCAGATCCGGCTGCCTGTCGACACGTGTCTGCTGGAGTTTGCTAAACTGGTGCGCAGTCTGGG GCTGAAGCGTGTGAACTCAGAGAAGCTCCTGCAGGATTATGGGAGGCGAGCTTGTAAACTGCAGGGTCAGAGACTGAGTCTGGAGGATTTCGCCCAGTTCCTTGAGCTGCCCGTGTCAGGCGAGCTCAGACACATGTTCGCTCTCTTTGATGAG AATGAAGACCGCTCGATGGACGTCCGGGAGTTTGTGATTGCCTTCTCTGTGGTGTGTCGACCTGCAAAAACACTGGACACCATCAGGCTGGCCTTCCAG ATGTTTGAGGCAGAGGAGGACGGTGCGatcacagagagagagctgatGTGCATCTTGAGGACGGCGCTGGGCGTCGGAGAGCTCAAAGTCAGCCGTCTGTTCAGAGCCATCGATGAAGAGGACTCGGGCAAAATCACCTTCG agagctTTAGGGAGTTTGCCGATCAGCATCCAGACTTCGCCGAGCAGTACCTCTACTCAGACAACGCAGGCTTCGGCAGCAGCTCCCCGTCCCACGCCGCCAACGGCTTCTGCGCCGACTTTAGCCCCAGAGAGCAGAAGAAGCTCGACTGA